A single genomic interval of Chitinophaga sp. 180180018-3 harbors:
- a CDS encoding SPFH domain-containing protein: MGPFLGVLIVLILIVVLSSFVTVQQGNIAVTTIFGKYNRVLYPGLNWKIPVIEKVFKRISIQNRSVELEFQAITIDQANVYFKAMLLYSVWNQEEETIKNVAFKFMDDRSFMQALVRTIEGSIRGFVATKRQAEVLGLRRDITEHVKEQIDKTLEEWGFHLQDLQMNDITFDEVIMKSMAQVVASNNLKAAAENEGQALLITKTKAAEADGNAIKIAAEAERQAAQLRGMGVALFREEVAKGMTMAAKEMQQANLDTSVILFSMWTEAIKHFAENSKGNVIFLDGSSEGMEHTMHQMMGMNKLTEKK; encoded by the coding sequence ATGGGACCTTTTCTTGGTGTACTGATAGTACTGATCCTTATTGTGGTGCTATCCAGCTTTGTTACGGTGCAGCAGGGTAATATTGCTGTTACTACCATCTTCGGTAAATATAACCGGGTGTTGTATCCTGGTTTAAACTGGAAGATTCCTGTCATTGAAAAAGTTTTTAAAAGAATCTCTATCCAGAACAGATCCGTGGAGCTGGAATTTCAGGCAATTACTATCGATCAGGCCAATGTTTATTTTAAAGCGATGTTATTGTATTCTGTGTGGAATCAGGAAGAAGAAACCATTAAGAATGTCGCTTTTAAGTTCATGGACGACAGGAGCTTCATGCAGGCACTGGTACGTACTATCGAAGGTTCTATCCGTGGATTCGTGGCTACAAAAAGACAGGCAGAAGTATTGGGATTGCGGAGGGATATTACAGAACATGTAAAAGAGCAGATCGATAAAACCCTGGAAGAATGGGGATTTCACCTACAGGATCTGCAAATGAATGATATCACTTTTGATGAGGTGATCATGAAGTCGATGGCCCAGGTAGTTGCTTCGAACAACCTGAAAGCTGCCGCAGAAAATGAGGGGCAGGCCTTGCTGATCACCAAAACCAAAGCTGCAGAAGCGGATGGTAATGCCATCAAAATTGCAGCAGAAGCCGAACGTCAGGCTGCGCAGCTGCGTGGTATGGGGGTGGCTTTATTCAGGGAAGAAGTGGCTAAAGGTATGACCATGGCAGCTAAGGAAATGCAGCAGGCGAATCTTGATACCTCTGTAATTCTTTTCTCTATGTGGACAGAAGCCATCAAACACTTCGCTGAAAACTCCAAAGGGAATGTAATCTTCCTGGATGGCTCCTCTGAAGGCATGGAACATACCATGCACCAAATGATGGGAATGAATAAACTGACAGAAAAGAAATAA
- a CDS encoding methylmalonyl-CoA mutase family protein, with amino-acid sequence MSYTPQHKVRIVTAAALFDGHDAAINIMRRIMQAKGAEVIHLGHNRSAAEIVDCAIQEDAQGIAVTSYQGGHVEFFKYMYDLLQQKGCGHIKIFGGGGGTILPTEIAELHAYGIARLYSPDDGRQMGLEGMIEDLIRQCDVPVKPLPAGSEEDVARLQQDKNPKVIARAISLAENDMPVSLLSGQKSRAAVAVDSTSGAHITLADREKSPVLGITGTGGAGKSSVTDELVRRFLNHSQDKTVAVISVDPSKKKTGGALLGDRIRMNSIHHPRAYMRSLATRESDKAISEHIQEAIDICRLAAFDFIILETSGIGQSDTAITDYCDVSLYVMTPEYGAASQLEKINMLDYADVIAINKFDKAGALDALHDVRKQYKRNHNLWTAKEDELPVVGSIASQFNDPGINLLFEKVMEKVEEKTGAAFGPLEHEAVKSTSTKSQIIPPARVRYLAEISEAIADYSKWVDEQCKLATQLYQVEGVISMQPSHAAVLADVKAHLEKSLHPECKKLIDEWPAVVKKFSADFYEFQVRDKVIKLPLFTESLSHSRIPKVTLPKYNDWGDILRWQLTENLPGEFPYAAGVFPLKREGEDPTRMFAGEGGPERTNKRFHYVSLDQPAKRLSTAFDSVTLYGEDPAVRPDIYGKVGNSGVSIATVDDAKKLYSGFDLCDPKTSVSMTINGPAPILLAFFMNAAIDQQCEKYIRENGLTEKVAAQIREKFRDHPLPHYNGELPAGNDGLGLALLGISGDEVLEREVYEKIKAYALSTVRGTVQADILKEDQAQNTCIFSTEFALKLMGDVQEYFIGQKVRNFYSVSISGYHIAEAGANPITQLAFTLANGFTYVEYYLSRGMHIDDFAPNLSFFFSNGMDPEYAVIGRVARRIWAKAIKYRYKGNDRSQKLKYHIQTSGRSLHAQEIDFNDIRTTLQALYAIYDNCNSLHTNAYDEAITTPTEESVRRAMAIQLIINRELGTAKNENPVQGAFFIEELTDLVEEAVLAEFNRITERGGVLGAMERMYQRNKIQEESLYYESLKHTGEYPIVGVNTFLNKNGSPTIIPAEVIRSTTEEKEFQIRTLEAFQQRHQQKSTAALKQLQQVAVNNGNLFAELMETVKHCSLGQITHALYEVGGQYRRNM; translated from the coding sequence ATGTCTTATACACCTCAACATAAGGTACGGATTGTTACCGCAGCAGCGCTGTTTGATGGTCATGATGCAGCGATCAATATTATGCGGCGCATCATGCAGGCAAAAGGAGCCGAAGTTATTCACCTCGGACATAACCGATCGGCCGCAGAGATTGTGGATTGCGCGATACAGGAAGACGCACAGGGAATAGCCGTAACTTCTTACCAGGGTGGGCATGTGGAGTTTTTTAAATATATGTATGATCTCCTGCAGCAGAAAGGTTGCGGGCATATTAAAATATTTGGTGGGGGTGGAGGAACAATCCTGCCAACAGAAATAGCAGAATTACATGCGTATGGTATAGCCCGTCTTTATTCGCCGGATGATGGCAGGCAGATGGGGTTGGAAGGGATGATCGAAGACCTGATCCGGCAATGTGATGTACCTGTGAAACCATTGCCTGCAGGCAGCGAAGAAGATGTGGCCCGGTTGCAGCAGGATAAGAACCCGAAAGTAATTGCGCGTGCCATCAGCCTGGCAGAAAACGATATGCCGGTGTCTCTTTTAAGCGGACAAAAATCGAGAGCCGCCGTGGCAGTAGATAGTACTTCCGGTGCCCATATTACACTGGCCGATCGGGAAAAGTCGCCCGTATTGGGTATTACCGGTACCGGCGGGGCAGGTAAAAGCAGTGTGACGGATGAGCTGGTGCGCCGTTTCCTGAACCACAGCCAGGATAAAACAGTAGCGGTTATATCGGTGGATCCCTCTAAAAAGAAAACCGGTGGCGCCTTACTGGGCGATCGTATCCGCATGAACTCCATCCATCATCCCCGGGCTTATATGCGCTCCCTGGCTACCCGCGAAAGCGATAAGGCCATCAGCGAGCATATACAGGAAGCCATTGATATCTGCCGCCTGGCAGCATTTGATTTTATCATCCTCGAAACCTCCGGTATAGGACAAAGCGACACCGCTATTACAGACTACTGCGATGTATCGCTCTATGTGATGACGCCCGAATATGGGGCTGCTTCCCAGCTGGAGAAGATCAATATGCTGGATTATGCCGATGTAATTGCGATCAATAAATTCGACAAGGCCGGTGCGCTCGATGCCCTGCACGATGTGCGCAAGCAATATAAACGGAACCATAATCTCTGGACCGCCAAAGAAGATGAGCTGCCTGTAGTTGGCTCTATTGCATCCCAGTTCAATGATCCCGGAATCAACCTGCTGTTTGAAAAGGTGATGGAGAAAGTGGAAGAGAAAACAGGCGCAGCATTTGGCCCATTGGAACATGAGGCGGTGAAATCTACCTCTACAAAATCCCAGATCATTCCACCGGCAAGAGTACGTTACCTGGCTGAAATATCTGAAGCCATTGCCGATTATAGTAAATGGGTGGATGAGCAATGCAAGCTGGCCACTCAGCTTTATCAGGTGGAAGGAGTGATCAGCATGCAGCCTTCCCATGCTGCTGTATTGGCTGACGTGAAAGCCCACCTGGAAAAATCATTGCATCCGGAATGTAAAAAGCTGATAGATGAATGGCCGGCGGTAGTGAAGAAATTCAGCGCTGATTTTTATGAATTTCAGGTGAGAGATAAGGTAATCAAACTGCCTCTCTTTACTGAAAGCCTGAGCCATAGCCGTATCCCCAAAGTAACACTACCTAAGTATAACGATTGGGGCGATATCCTGCGCTGGCAGCTGACGGAGAACCTGCCGGGAGAATTCCCTTACGCCGCCGGCGTATTCCCGCTGAAAAGGGAAGGGGAAGACCCGACCCGTATGTTTGCCGGAGAAGGCGGTCCGGAAAGAACCAATAAACGATTTCACTATGTATCGCTCGATCAGCCGGCAAAGCGATTGTCGACGGCATTCGACAGTGTTACCCTCTATGGCGAAGATCCCGCGGTGCGCCCGGATATCTATGGTAAAGTCGGCAATTCCGGTGTGAGCATCGCTACAGTGGACGATGCAAAAAAGCTGTACAGCGGTTTTGATCTCTGTGATCCCAAAACTTCGGTATCTATGACGATCAACGGCCCTGCGCCTATACTCCTGGCCTTTTTCATGAATGCTGCCATCGATCAGCAATGTGAAAAATATATCCGGGAAAACGGACTTACCGAAAAAGTAGCTGCGCAGATACGCGAAAAATTCAGGGACCATCCACTGCCACATTATAACGGAGAGTTACCAGCCGGTAACGACGGACTGGGACTCGCCCTGCTGGGCATTTCCGGAGATGAAGTGCTGGAGAGGGAAGTTTATGAAAAGATAAAAGCCTATGCGCTGAGTACTGTACGCGGTACTGTGCAGGCCGATATTCTGAAGGAAGACCAGGCGCAGAATACCTGTATTTTCTCAACGGAATTTGCCCTGAAACTAATGGGAGATGTACAGGAATATTTCATCGGACAGAAAGTACGGAACTTCTATTCCGTAAGTATTTCCGGATATCATATTGCAGAAGCAGGCGCCAATCCTATTACCCAGTTGGCGTTTACGCTGGCCAATGGATTCACCTATGTGGAATACTACCTCAGCAGAGGCATGCACATCGACGATTTTGCGCCTAATCTGTCGTTTTTCTTCAGTAACGGAATGGATCCCGAATACGCCGTGATTGGCCGGGTTGCCCGCCGTATCTGGGCCAAAGCAATCAAATACAGGTATAAAGGAAACGACCGCTCGCAGAAGCTGAAATATCATATCCAGACGTCGGGCCGGAGCCTGCACGCACAGGAGATCGACTTCAACGATATCCGTACCACACTGCAGGCGTTGTATGCAATCTACGACAACTGTAACTCCCTGCACACCAACGCCTACGACGAGGCCATTACCACGCCTACCGAGGAAAGCGTAAGAAGGGCCATGGCTATACAGCTGATCATTAACCGCGAATTGGGCACTGCTAAAAATGAAAACCCGGTTCAGGGGGCTTTCTTTATCGAGGAACTGACCGACCTGGTGGAAGAAGCCGTGCTGGCAGAATTCAACCGTATCACCGAAAGAGGTGGTGTGCTGGGCGCGATGGAAAGAATGTATCAGCGTAACAAGATACAGGAAGAAAGCCTCTATTATGAATCGCTGAAACATACGGGCGAATACCCGATTGTAGGGGTGAATACTTTCCTGAATAAGAATGGATCTCCTACTATTATACCTGCCGAGGTAATCCGCTCTACAACAGAAGAGAAGGAGTTTCAGATCAGAACACTGGAGGCGTTCCAGCAGCGGCACCAACAAAAAAGTACGGCTGCACTGAAACAGCTGCAGCAGGTAGCTGTGAATAACGGCAACCTCTTTGCCGAACTGATGGAAACCGTGAAACACTGTTCCCTGGGGCAGATTACACATGCCTTGTATGAAGTGGGAGGCCAGTATAGAAGGAATATGTAA
- the ligA gene encoding NAD-dependent DNA ligase LigA — translation MYTKEIEITLTQLAKDLLSHLPQQQLLSNIDETLDALRRVISYNDWRYYVQSDPVISDYEYDQLFAWLKKLEQEHPELVTADSPTQRVAQGLTKEFVTVQHLVPMLSLENSYNADDLLDWDRKARESSGLHEIEYCIEPKFDGASISLIYENDQLSRGATRGDGVAGEDITTNIRQIRSIPLSAKFSKYGIHQIEIRGEVLINKNTFKAFNDKRIAENLPPLANPRNAASGSLRMVDPNEVAKRGLEAFLYHMSYHTMDAGKTEPEALLTHSGTLDLLSTLGFRSPAKEKKVVKGIQAVIDYCLWFETERDNLPYEIDGMVIKVNDYELQDKLGMTTHHPRWAIAYKFKARQATSKLRAVEFQVGRTGSVTPVAKIDPVPIGGVTVGSISLFNEDVIREKDLKLGDTVLVERAGDVIPYIVKSVADLRDGSEQTIIFPTHCPVCNDKLVKPEGESVWRCTNINCEAQVVERMIHFVSKDAMDIKSFGESNVKKFFSLGLLKDIPGIYELDFEKIGTLEGFGKKSLTNLESAIEQSKTQPLHRLIFGLGIRYVGETTAKTLANAVTNIMDLQNWTEEQILALEDIGPKVAGSIRLFFSNNDNIAMLQKLASLGINMENAKKATSVSGNLNGQTFLFTGTLHKLKRSEAEEMVEQEGGKIMSGVSSKLNYLVVGDDAGSKLEKAKKINTIKILSEDEFLAMINK, via the coding sequence ATGTATACAAAGGAGATAGAAATAACCCTGACGCAGCTGGCCAAGGATCTGCTCAGTCACCTGCCACAACAGCAACTGCTCAGTAACATTGATGAAACCCTGGATGCATTACGCCGTGTTATCAGCTATAACGACTGGCGTTACTATGTACAAAGCGACCCGGTGATCAGTGATTACGAATACGACCAGTTGTTTGCCTGGCTGAAGAAGCTGGAACAGGAACATCCGGAGCTGGTGACAGCGGACTCTCCTACCCAGCGCGTAGCACAGGGGCTGACCAAGGAGTTTGTTACGGTACAACACCTGGTACCGATGTTAAGCCTGGAAAACTCCTATAATGCAGATGACCTGCTCGACTGGGACAGGAAAGCGCGGGAAAGTTCCGGCCTGCATGAAATAGAATATTGTATAGAACCTAAATTCGACGGGGCTAGTATTTCCCTGATATATGAAAATGACCAACTCTCCCGGGGTGCCACCCGGGGCGACGGTGTTGCCGGCGAAGATATCACTACCAATATCCGGCAGATCAGGTCAATTCCGTTGTCGGCCAAATTCTCCAAATACGGTATACACCAGATAGAGATACGCGGGGAAGTATTGATCAATAAAAACACTTTCAAAGCATTCAATGATAAGCGTATCGCCGAGAATCTCCCTCCCCTGGCCAATCCCCGCAATGCAGCATCCGGCTCATTGCGCATGGTGGACCCTAACGAAGTGGCCAAACGGGGGCTGGAAGCTTTTCTGTATCATATGAGCTATCATACGATGGATGCCGGCAAAACGGAACCAGAAGCACTCCTTACCCATAGCGGCACGCTGGACCTGCTTTCCACGCTTGGCTTCCGCAGCCCGGCTAAAGAGAAAAAAGTAGTGAAAGGGATCCAGGCAGTGATCGATTATTGCCTGTGGTTTGAAACAGAAAGAGATAATCTTCCGTACGAGATCGATGGCATGGTCATCAAAGTAAACGACTACGAACTGCAGGACAAACTGGGTATGACCACGCATCACCCGCGCTGGGCGATTGCCTATAAATTCAAGGCCCGTCAGGCTACCAGTAAGCTGCGCGCCGTGGAGTTCCAGGTAGGCCGCACCGGCTCCGTGACGCCTGTTGCGAAGATAGACCCCGTACCCATCGGAGGTGTAACGGTAGGCTCTATTTCCCTGTTCAATGAAGATGTGATCCGGGAAAAAGACCTGAAACTGGGCGATACCGTACTGGTAGAAAGAGCCGGTGATGTAATCCCTTATATTGTAAAATCCGTTGCCGACCTGCGGGACGGCAGCGAACAAACAATCATATTCCCCACCCATTGCCCGGTATGTAACGATAAGCTGGTGAAGCCCGAAGGCGAAAGTGTGTGGCGTTGTACCAATATCAACTGCGAGGCGCAGGTGGTAGAAAGAATGATACACTTCGTGAGCAAGGATGCCATGGACATCAAGAGCTTCGGTGAAAGCAACGTAAAGAAGTTCTTCTCCCTGGGCTTACTGAAAGACATTCCGGGCATCTATGAACTCGACTTCGAAAAGATCGGCACACTGGAGGGCTTTGGGAAGAAGTCGCTGACCAACCTCGAAAGCGCCATTGAGCAATCGAAAACGCAACCACTGCACCGGCTGATATTCGGACTTGGTATCCGTTACGTTGGTGAAACCACCGCCAAAACGCTCGCCAATGCCGTGACTAATATCATGGACCTGCAAAACTGGACCGAGGAACAGATCCTGGCGCTGGAAGATATAGGCCCTAAAGTGGCTGGTTCCATCCGTTTATTCTTCTCCAACAACGATAACATAGCCATGTTGCAAAAACTGGCATCATTAGGTATCAATATGGAGAATGCGAAAAAAGCTACCAGTGTATCGGGTAACCTCAACGGCCAAACGTTTTTGTTCACCGGCACATTGCATAAACTGAAACGCAGCGAAGCAGAGGAAATGGTAGAACAGGAAGGAGGCAAAATTATGAGTGGGGTAAGCAGCAAACTCAACTACCTCGTGGTGGGCGACGATGCAGGCAGCAAGCTGGAAAAAGCCAAAAAGATCAATACTATCAAGATCTTGTCGGAAGATGAATTCCTGGCGATGATTAACAAATAG
- a CDS encoding LuxR C-terminal-related transcriptional regulator — MQTGSDAGSALQFSLNALQKENEHLKNHVNWLESILHHVPAMIYSYDNDNKSVTWCNDRLAETVGFSRTEMTGMGMEFFRHIMHPDDFKLAAVAQQSFINNKAQFGGLARIRKKGELEYRWLLGLEVPFTHDKNGRVVEIICAFLDLTNAMDTNVQLSEALNEIMRRQHENLLNKLTAREKDVLAMAVKGLNNKEIAQSLSLSRHTVETHRKNIRLKLKVRNTSELVAIARKLGFE, encoded by the coding sequence ATGCAGACAGGTTCGGACGCAGGGTCAGCGCTGCAATTTTCCCTCAATGCCTTACAGAAGGAAAATGAGCATTTAAAAAATCATGTCAACTGGCTGGAGAGCATTCTACATCATGTTCCGGCTATGATCTATAGCTATGATAACGATAACAAATCTGTCACCTGGTGTAATGATCGGCTGGCTGAAACAGTAGGCTTTTCCCGTACAGAGATGACTGGTATGGGCATGGAATTCTTCAGGCACATTATGCATCCGGATGATTTCAAGCTGGCTGCTGTAGCACAACAATCATTTATCAATAACAAAGCACAGTTTGGCGGGCTGGCGCGTATCAGGAAGAAAGGGGAGCTCGAGTATCGCTGGCTGCTTGGTCTGGAAGTTCCTTTTACGCACGATAAGAACGGACGTGTAGTGGAAATCATCTGCGCATTTCTGGATCTCACCAACGCGATGGATACAAATGTGCAACTTTCAGAAGCGTTGAATGAGATCATGCGCCGGCAGCATGAAAACCTGCTGAATAAACTCACCGCCAGAGAGAAAGACGTGCTGGCAATGGCTGTGAAAGGATTGAATAATAAGGAAATCGCTCAGTCACTGAGCCTGAGCCGTCATACGGTGGAAACACATAGAAAAAATATCCGGCTGAAACTCAAGGTGCGCAATACTTCCGAGCTGGTGGCCATTGCCCGGAAACTTGGTTTTGAGTAA
- a CDS encoding NUDIX domain-containing protein, with translation MISSVYTKNINTHLVEIKDYFKVAISVDCVIFGFNNDELKVLLIKSDLKEFKGKWSLLGDIVRPDEELDAAAYRVLKDRTGLENLYMEQVQTFGEVQRHPAGRVITVAYYSLVNIAHVELKLSNNELHWHSVKEVKEMAFDHKQILDTCHERLKQQVMVQPIGFNLLPRKFSLRELQNLYEAILDMELDRRNFRKKFLSMDLLLDLNEEEADVPHRPARLYKFNFDKYEQRKKRYLGIGF, from the coding sequence ATGATTTCTTCTGTTTACACCAAAAACATCAACACGCACCTTGTTGAAATAAAGGACTATTTCAAAGTCGCCATTTCGGTTGACTGTGTCATTTTCGGATTCAATAACGATGAACTGAAAGTACTCCTGATCAAATCTGACCTGAAAGAATTCAAAGGGAAATGGTCGCTGCTGGGTGATATCGTGCGCCCCGATGAAGAGTTGGATGCTGCAGCTTATCGCGTACTGAAAGACCGGACAGGGCTGGAAAACCTGTACATGGAGCAGGTACAGACCTTCGGAGAAGTTCAGCGTCATCCTGCGGGAAGAGTGATCACCGTGGCGTATTATTCTCTCGTCAATATCGCTCATGTGGAATTAAAGCTCAGCAACAACGAACTGCACTGGCACAGCGTTAAAGAGGTGAAAGAAATGGCCTTCGATCATAAACAGATCCTGGATACCTGCCACGAGCGCCTGAAACAACAGGTGATGGTACAACCAATAGGCTTCAACCTGTTACCCCGGAAGTTCTCCCTCCGTGAACTACAAAACCTTTATGAAGCGATCCTGGATATGGAACTTGACCGCCGTAACTTCAGAAAGAAGTTCCTGTCGATGGACCTGCTGCTGGATCTGAATGAAGAAGAGGCAGACGTACCTCACCGGCCGGCCAGGTTATACAAGTTTAATTTCGACAAGTACGAGCAACGCAAGAAGCGCTATCTGGGCATCGGCTTCTGA
- a CDS encoding nucleoside deaminase, translated as MSDEHFMRQALTEARKAFEDGEVPIGAVVVMNERIIGRGYNHVERLNDCTAHAEMIALTAAFNTLGSKYLMDATLYVTVEPCLMCAGALYWSKIGRIVYAAPDDKNSYRRSTGDRSPFHPKTKLEAGPCREESLQLMKTFFEQRR; from the coding sequence ATGTCTGACGAGCATTTTATGCGCCAGGCGCTGACAGAGGCCCGCAAAGCCTTTGAAGACGGAGAAGTGCCCATCGGCGCTGTAGTAGTAATGAACGAACGTATAATAGGGCGGGGTTACAACCATGTAGAGCGCCTGAACGATTGCACGGCGCATGCAGAGATGATAGCGCTTACTGCGGCATTCAATACACTGGGCAGCAAATATCTGATGGATGCTACATTATATGTGACGGTGGAGCCTTGTCTGATGTGCGCCGGCGCACTTTACTGGAGCAAAATCGGAAGGATTGTATATGCGGCTCCGGACGATAAAAACAGTTACCGGCGGTCTACCGGCGACCGGTCCCCGTTTCATCCGAAAACAAAACTGGAGGCCGGTCCGTGCAGGGAAGAAAGTCTGCAATTGATGAAAACTTTCTTTGAGCAGCGACGATAG